CGGCTCTTCGCCTCCTCAATCGGCCGGCAGGGCGTCGAGGATGTCGTCTTCGGCGAGCCGGGCGAGGGCGAGGTCCATCGCGTGTTCCTCGTCGGCCGAGGCGCGGAGGCGCTCGATGTCTTGCCGGCAGCCGATGCGTTTGGCCAAGGCTTCGACGATGCCATAGGCCGCCAACTCATATTGCTTCACCCGGCGGGTGTGGGCGACGATCAACACGTCGCGTGCTTCGGGGGTGGGCATGTCCTTGATGTGCGCGTGCCCGCCCTTGATCAGGCCCTCCATGGCCTTTGAGGGGTCGCCGCCGAGGTCCCAACCCTGCGCGTGCCCGACAGCCGCGAGCCGCTCCTGTTGCAGTCGTGTTTCCTCGACGTGGCGCTCGAAGAGCCGCTGCAGGTTGTTACAGCTCGCCAACTTCGCCAGCTCCTCAAAGGCCGGGATCAACTGGCACTCCACGCTATAGAGATCCCGGAGCTGATCGAGATACAGATCCCGCAGCCCCACGCTTCGCTGCTGGCTGGTGTCGCTCATCACGAAGGAAAACGTTGGCGGCTTCCGGCGCGGGTGCAAGCGGGGGCGGGAATAAAAACCGCCCAGCCGGGTGAGGCGGGTGGTGGGGGAGGTTCTATGGTGTGGGGCTGCTGAACTGCGGCCCGGCGGATTCGTCGTAATAGGGCCCACCGAGAATGGTTGGGGCATATTCGAGGCAGGGCTCTCTGGTCAGATCCCATCTGGTTATAGTGCCATCGGACTTCCGGATCAGGAGCCCGCGCTTGAACACGTCCTCGGGTGGCGTGTTTTTGCCGGTGACGCAGATGACAAAGCGGTCCGTATTTTCATGAACCAGAAAGTTTATCACGTTACGCGGGTAAGAGATCTCTCTGAAAACGTAATCCATCACTCGGGAGATGTCGGTGGCATCCGCCGGCATCGGAGCATATCCATGGCAGTCCGGATTGTCGGCATGCGCGATCAGCTCCGTTTCAGGGACAGGAAAGGTTGTTACGCGGCGGACTGAGCTGACCCCCTCCGATCGGTCATAATAATAGACTCCCTGTTCTGCTGACTGCGGGTCCGGCACAGGTTGGATCGGGAGTTCCGAAGACAAAAGCTTGGGTAGGGAGGGTTCTTTGGGCGATTGAGCAAGATTCCAGTAAGCTGCTTCGCCGTCAGATTTTCGGATCAGCAGGCCCACTTGGAACATCTGGTGGGGGAGCGTTAGATAGGTGGGGAGGGCGATGGCAAAATGGTCGTCGCCCTCGTAACCAAGCAGGGTGAAGCTCGGTTGTCCGAAGAGATGTTCCACAACCTTTTGCTTGGTAAGATCCGAAAGAGGAACTGCTTGCAAACCAAAGGCACCACCTCTCTTATCAAGATGAGCGGTAACGGTTTCTATGGAAATCGGAAAATTGTCCAGCCAGTGGACCGGAAGAGGTGGAAGGCTGGCCTCTTCGGGTGATGTACATCCCCATCGGAGGGAGATAGCTGGCCCCGGGGTAGGCTTAATGTTCCGGTTCCAGAAGCTGATGGATCCATCTTTTTTGTCTACCAACATCCCTTGCTGCAGTTGATCGGGATACGGGTGGTCCAAGGTTCCAATGCAAACCACGAAATAGCCCGGGGTTTCGTGCAATAGTAGACGCCATATGCCTGTCGGGCTTGGCAAGCTGGCAAGGAGGTGCTGAAAGAGACGGTCTCTGTTCCGACCTTGAAGAGGTATGGGCTCAACCCGACAATCGCGGTAAGGAAGTATATGCGCCAGGATTTCTTCTTCCGGATAAGGAAAGGCTTCAAGCCACTGATATCGGGACGGGTATTCGTTCCCCAAACTCCAGGAGAACACATGCCCCGTTCCTTTGTCTACGAGTAGACCGGAAGGATAGGGGTGAGACGAAGGAGATTGCTGATAGTGAAAGCCGATGAGGAAGTACGTGTCACCTTCGTAGGCCGCGAGCGTAAGCCCCGTTAGGGCGAGGGAAACGTATTGAGTGGCGGCACGCACCACCCGTTCACGAGTGAGAAGCTCCGGTTCGAGCGGTCCCGCTGCCAGTTTGCCGCGCACGAGGAACCTAGTGTGCGTGATTGCCTCTTCGTAAGAAACCGGGAACTCGTCGACCCAGATTGACGCGTCGTACTTGGGCAAGACGAACGGCATGGGCTCTCCGGGGGCTGCTGAAGCGAGCGGTGCGCTGAGCAGCACAAGCAGCGAGCAGGCGAGAATGGCAAAGGGTAAGCGCATAAAGGGTATGAGGCGAGCGGGGTGGTGGTGAGGCAAGCTTTGGCTGCCGCATCGTCTCCTACAAGCCTGAAGTATCCGCTCCCCTCACGCCAGCTCGTCTCGCAGCCATTGGACGGCGAAGTCGACGAAGGCGCGGGCGCGAGCGGGCAGGCGCCGGTGGGCGGGGTAGACGACGTGGACGGGGAAGGAGGGCGCGTGCCACTCGGGCAGGAGTCGAGTCAGGCGACCGGCTGCGATGTCTTCCTCGACCAGCCAGTGAGGCAAAACGCAGCCGGCGAGGCCGGTGTAGGCGACTTCGCGCAGGCTGGTGACGCCGCGCGCGACGAGCACGGGCGGGAGCGGCACTTCTGCGGGTTCGCGACCTTCCGCTTCGAGCACCAACTGGTCGCTGCCGCCAAACTGGGCCCCGGCAAGGCTCATCCACGGCCAGTCGGCGAGATCGGCAGGCTGGTGGGGCTGGCTACGCGAGGCAATCAGAGCGGGGGCGGCCACCGGGTAGCGCACGATCTCTCCCGCTGGGCGCGCCACCACGAGGTCGTCCTGCAAGTGACCAGCGAGGATGCCCGCGTCGAAGCCTTCTTCGATCATGTTGAGCGGGCGGTTGCTGTAATCCAGCTCGGCGGTGAGGCGCGGGTGGTCTTGCAAAAAGGCCGCGAGCAGGCGAGGCACGGCCGTCTGGCCAAACTCGATGGTCGAACAGATGCGCAAATGGCCCTGCAGCGCCACGCGATCTTCCCACAGGCGCTGCTCCGCTTCGTCGGCCAGCTCCAGCATGGCAAGGGCATCGGCGTAAAAGCGCTGCCCCGCTTCGGTCAGGCGCATGCGGTGGGTGTCGCGCTGGATCAGGGTGGCACCGCAACGCTCCTCCAGCGTGCGCAGGTAGCGGCTCATGGTCGGCTGCGGCTTGTTGAGCGCCTGCGCGCCGCCCGAAATGCTGCCCCCGTCCACGATGGCAATAAAGGCCCGCAGCAGCGAGAGGTCGTCGAAGGGCGTCATTCAGTTTTTGAATATAGAATATGCCGCCGCCGTGGCTACCCGAAACGCTCCGGCCGTGCGACAATAGGCACATGAGCACAACCGACAATTCTCACCCGGCCCGCGTGGCCATCGTTACGGGTTCTTCGCGAGGGATCGGGGCGGCGATTGCCCAACGTCTGGCGGCCGACGGGTTTGCCGTGGTCGTCAACTACGCGGGTCGGGCGGATGCGGCCGAGCAGGTCGTCTCGCACATCGAAAGCGCGGGCGGGCAAGCCATGGCGGTGCAGGCCGACGTTTCGAAGGTCGCCGATGCCGCCCGGCTGTTCGAACGCGCGGTAGAGGCCTTTGGCGGCGTCGATGTGCTGGTCAACAGCGCAGGTGTGATCCAGCCGGGCTTCGTCAACGTGGCGGATACCGACGAGGAGCTGTTCGACCACATCGTGGCGGTCAACCTCAAGGGCACCTACAACACCTTGCGCCTCGCTGCCGAGCACCTGCGCCAAGGCGGGAGCGTGGTCAACTTTTCGACCAGCGTCGTGGGGCTGTCGCTGCCGGGCTACTCGGCCTATGCGGCGACCAAGGCGGGCGTGGAGTCGTTGACCCACATCTTTGCGAAGGAGCTGCGGGGGCGGAGCATCACCGTCAACGCCGTTGCGCCGGGGCCGGTCGCGACCGAGCTGTTCCTGAAGGACAAGACGGACGAGCAGGTCGAGCGGCTGGCGAAAATGCCTCCGCTGGAGCGGCTGGGCAAGCCGGAGGATATCGCGCCGGTGGTGGCCTTCCTCGTCGGCCCCGAAGGCGGGTGGATCAACGGGCAAGTGATCCGTGCCAACGGCGGTCTGGTGTAAGGGCATCTGCCGGCGCTCATTGGACTAGACTCCGGGCGTTACAGCGTCGATAACTGGCCGATGCCCCGCTATCTCGGGATCGACTACGGAGAGAAACGCATCGGCCTTGCCTATGGCGACGACTTGGGGGTGGCCACTCCCCTGCCTGCGGTGGTCGAGGCCACGCTGGAGGCGAAGTTCGCGGCGCTGGCCCGGCAGGTGGAGCAGCGTCGCCCGGCGGCGTTGATCATCGGCTACCCGTTCAACATGGACGGGTCGGTCGGCTTCAAGGCGCGCGAGGTGGATGTGTTTATCGCGCAGCTCGAAGAGCGTTTTGGCCTGCCGGTGCACCGGATGGACGAGCGGCTGACGTCCCACCAGGTCGAGACGCAGTTGCGTGCGATGGGCCGCAAAAACAGCAACGACCGTAAGACGCGGGCCACGGGCGAAATCGATTCCCGCGCCGCCAGCCTGATCTTGCAAGACTACCTCGACCTCCACCACCCGCCCGTGCTCGAAGAGCCGTGGGACGACGAGGACGAGGATTACCGCTAGCGCGGCTGGGCGAGCGCATAAAAGGTTGCGCTCCGCGTTTGCCTTTGGGGCAAGAGGTGGCCCATGCTGTAGGGCTATGCGGTTGTATTTCATGAGTGTGTGCGGCACGGGGATGGGCAATGCGGCGTTGTTGATGCGCCAACTGGGGCACGAGGTGCTCGGGTGCGACCGCAATATTTACCCGCCGATGAGCGACGCCCTCCAGGCCGCCGGGATCGAGATCCTGCCCGACTTCGATGCCGAGCGTCTGCAGCGTCTCCAGCCCGACCTCGTGGTGGTGGGCAACGTGAATACGCGCGGAAACCCGGAGGTGGAGTGGCTGCTGCGCACGCGCGCTATCCCGTACACCTCGCTGCCGGGCTTGTTGAACAGCCACCTGCTCACCCACCGCCGCAACATCGTGGTGACGGGTACCCATGGCAAGACGACCACCACCTGCCTCGCGGCCTACCTGTTGCGCCAGCATGGTCAACAGCCCGGCTGGCTGGTGGGGGGCATCCCGCGCGACTTGCCGAGCGGGGCCGAGTTGGGCCAGCCCGACGCGCCTTTTGTGATCGAGGGCGACGAGTATGACAGCGCGTTTTTCGACAAGCGCAGCAAGTTCATCCACTACGCGCCCAACATCGTGATCCTGAACCACCTGGAGTTCGACCACGCCGACATCTTTCGCGACCTTTCCGACGTGCAGCGCACGTTTAGTCACCTGCTGCGCATCGTGCCGCAAGACGGCTTCATCCTCGCCAATGGCGACGACCCCAACCAGCGCGATCTCGTCGACTCGGTGCATTGGTGCCGCGTGCTGAAGGTAGGGACCGATGCGGCCAACGATTTGCAGATCCGGGGCTTTACCGAAGACGAGCGTGGCTCGCGCTTTCAACTGGTGTGGCGCGGCACTGTATGGGGTCGGGTGCAGTGGAAGCAGTGGGGGCTCTACAATGCCCGCAATGCCGCCATGGCCTGCCTCGCTGCCGGTTTGGCGTTGAAGCCCGAAGACCCTTTCTGTGCGATTGAGCCGGAAAAGCTGCAGGGCTACCAAGGCGTAAAGCGTCGCCAGGAGGTGCTGTTCGACAATGGCACGACGACGCTGATCAGCGACTTCGGGCACCACCCGACCGCGATCCGCCAGACGCTGGAGTCGATGCAGCAGCGTTACAAGGGGCGGCCGGTCGTGGCGTGCTTCGAGGCGCGCAGCAACACGGCTTGCCGCAAGGTGTTGGAGGCGGACTTTGCGACCGCCTTCGCCCCGGCTGACCGTGTGCACTTCGGCGCCGTTTTCCGCGCCGAGCGTTACCGCGACGAAGACCGGATCGACCTGGAGGCGATTGCCGCCGGGCTCGGCACGCAGGCCGTCGCGCACGGCACTAATGAGGCGATGGGCGCGGCGCTGCGTCAGAGCCTGCTGGACGAGCCGCGTCAGGTGGTCGTGTTCTTCTCCAACGGGAGCTTTGACGGCGTGATCGAGCAGACGGTGCAGGCGGTGCGCGAGGGGGCATAAAAGCTGTTTTGGCGTGTAACAAAACGCCGGGCCGGTTCGTCTCCTCTGCATGATGCAAAAAGTGATGTCTCGCGGGGCGGCGATCAGTGCCGCCGTCTTCCTGCTGCTGGCCTTGAGCGGCTGTTTCTCCACCCCCTTGGTCAAAGGCACGCGCACGGCGTCGATGGCGATGCCGGAGGGCCGTGCGCTGCAGGTGGAGACCCGCAACGGCTACATTGAAGTCATCCGGGGCGATACGGCCGAGGTCGCGGTGGAGGCACAGGTGCGGGTGCGCTCGCAGGAGCGCCTCGACACGGTCGACGTGATGCCGGTGGACGACGGCCAGCGCGTGTCGCTGCGCCCGTTGTGGCCCGATGGGAGCTCTCTGCAACGCAATGAGGGCGTGAGCTTCAAGCTCGTGGTGCCGGGCGTGGAGGGGGTCACGCTGGAGACGGGCAACGGCCACCTCAAGCTGCAAGGGCTGAGCGGGCCGGCCGCATTGGAAACCTCCAATGGCCGCATCGAGGTGCGGGAGCACGCAGGGGAGGTCTCGGCCCGCACCAGCAATGGCAGTGTGGTCGTCCATGAGGTGCAAGGGCAGGTGGATGTGCACACGAGCAATGGAGATGTGGAAGTAAGGGGCGCGGCGGGCGCCGTCCAAGTGCGGACCTCCAACGGTTCGATCGAGATTGCGCTGGCGGAGGCAAGCCGTGGGCCGCTGACGGCTATTTCTTCCAACGGTAGCGTTTCGGTGGTGCTGAGCCCAAGCTTCAGCGGCATCCTGACGCTCAAGACGTCCAATGGGGGCATCAAACTGCGGGACTTGCCGGCGGCGCGGATTATCGATAGCGGCAAGCACGAGATGAAGCTGCAGTTGGGCGAGAGCACCGAGGAATCGCGCGTGGTCACGAGTAATGGCAACGTCACCGTACGCCTGGCTGCCGAATAGGCGGGGGCAAGTTGCAGGCTTGCATGGCCAAAACAGCCGGTAGAACTGCAAGCTGCCATGTGGTACGTTTTATGTGAAAACCCTGTTTTCTGTTACATCTTTATTATCAACTAGATGTAAGTTTTTTGAAGAGGTTGGCACGCGATAGGCAATATAAAGGGGCAAACCTAAACAAGGAGTTATTCCAATGCTTACCTGGTCCATCGTCTTCTTTATCGTAGCCCTCATTGCCGCCGCCCTTGGTTTTGGCGGGATCGCCGGTGCCGCCGCCGGGATTGCGAAGATTCTGTTCTTCGTGTTCCTCGTGCTGCTCATCGTCTCCCTCATTGCTGGCGCTGTGCGCGGCCGAACCCCTACGGTCTAGTCTTTCCCAGACCGGAAGGAATTTTTTAGATGTCGGACGTTGATCGACAACCGCTGGATTCCGGCCAAGCCCGGGATCCAGCTGCTTTTCCCGAAACTGGCCGTGACGGGAACTCGCTGCCGCCGGTGAGCGACGAGCAGCAGATCCCCGAAGATCTGGTAGACGCCGGGCTTGAAGCTGCGGCGGACGACCAGGCGGCCAACGCGCAGGACCCCGCCGAAGACGAGGAGGACACGGCCCGATAGGGGCGTGGCATTACCATGGTCTCAGGCGGGATCTTGTTTGCAGGGCTGATCGCCGGAGTGTTTGCCGCTCTGGTGATGCACCTGTTTATGCGACTCGTCAGTCGCTCCCCCGCCATCGATGTGGACATGACGCGGGTCGTTTCGACCGTTTTGCACCACGACGCCAAGGCAAGTGGGCCTTTGCCGCTGGTCTTGCACCTATTTTTGGGCGCATGTTTTGGGGCGGCCTACACCGTGATTTTTGCCTGGTTTGGCGACTTCAACGCCGGTTTCGGTGTTTTGATGGGCGCTGTGCTGGGTTTTTTCCAGGGGATGATCGTCGGCTTTGCCCTCATGTATGGGGCCGCCGAGAGCTCACCGGATCGCACGCATTACCGTGCTACTTGGCAAATAGGTATCGTTCACCTGGCAGCTCACGTTATTTTCGGTGTGGTTTTGGGGTTCATCGTAGGGGCGATTTAAGTAAATCGCCAGTAAAAGCATAGGCGTACAACCCCCTATTAGACGCGCTATAGTCTTCAGTGGGTTGGCTCATATACCCTAGCGTTTCTTTTCGATTTGAAGAAGAGCTAGGAGGTGCCTAGCTTAGCTTCCGATGTCGCCCAACCCTACTAGTCTTCGTCTCTTGAAGCGTCTCCGATCTCGTCTGCCCGAACGTGCGCTAGGTGCTTACGAATCGGTCGAGGCACTTTATTACGAGCTGTGTCGGGAGGAAGAGGCGCAACGTCTCCAACGTGGCGTAAATGCATCTTCAATTCAGTGCATGATGCATGACCTCGAATCTCGAATCGAGCAGCTTGAAAGATTGGCATACGCACAGCGTAGCGTGTCGCGCAGAGTGCATTGATTATACCTGTGCATAGCGGCGTATGTTTTTGAAGTGTGGCATCCGGGACATGGGTTCCGGATGTTTTTTACGCGAGTTTCGCGTTAGAATGCGAATTACACGCAAGGTTGGCACACCCCTTGTTGAAGAAGGGGTATCCATGAAACAACTCCGCTACTTCGCCCGACAGCTGGCACCTGGTTTCTCTCGGGAAGCTCAGCCCAGGTCGTCGACCGAGAAGTAGCCTTCTTTCAACCCCTTCTTGATCGCCTCGGTGCGGCTGTGGACGTTCAGCTTCTGAAACAGTCGGATCACATGGGCCTTCACCGTGCCCTGGGTCAGGGTCAACTCCGACGCAATCATCTTGTTGGAATAGCCTTTGGCCAGCAGGTGCAGGATCTCCCGCTCGCGGGGGCTGAGGGGGTTTCGAAAGTCGTCTTCGATAAAACTCTGATGCTCTGCCTTGATCACTACGTCTCCGCCTGCGACTCGTTGCAACCCGTCGACCACGTCTTCGATGGGGTCGTCTTTCGTAAAGTAGGCATTGATGCCGAGGCGGTAAGCCTCCTTCACTTCTTGCGGGTAGGCATAGGCGGAGAGCACGACTCGCCGGCACTGCGGCGCGCGGCTCTGGATCTGCCTCAGCAGGTCGAGCCCGGAGACCTCCGGCATACGGAGATCGACGACGACGATGTCCACGGGCCGTTCGGCCAGCCACTCGAGCGCCTGATCGGCGGAGTCCGCCGTCCACGCGATTACGAAGTGCGCCTGCTCCTCCAGAAGAGTCCGGAGGCCCAGTAGCACTACGGGGTGATTATCAACTATCCCTATTCTGATGCTCATCTGTAAACAGCCGTAGATCAGGAAGAAAGCCTTGTTCTACTGTCGAGACAGAGTGGCCGATAGGCAATGAAGTTCACATCTATAATTTGGCCTAGCCAATTTAAAAAAATGTCTGAAAGAAAGCAACTCCTTCTCGTGGTCGAGCAGCTCGGCCAACGGCGTACTGAGATCCTGCGCGAATGGAAGCGGCGCTCCGAAGAAGACATGCCGCCGGGCCAGCCGCTGCTCACGCGCAACCAGTTTTACGACCACATTCCCGACTTCCTCGACCTGCTCGAACGGCGTTTGCAAGACTACGCTGAGGGAGTCGTGACTCGGCGGACGCATGCGCCCTGGATGCCCGACCTGCCGGAGATGCTCCGCCAGCATGGGCGGGAGCGCTGGCACCAGGGCTTCCACCTCGGTAGCCTCGTGCGCGATTGGTACCACCTGCGCGGCGCCGTCTTCCACCAGCTGGAAGAGGTGCTGGATGCGGAGCCTTGCACGCCCGAGGGGCTGCGCATCATTTATGGCGTGATCGGCGAGTTGATCACGACCGGCGTGTCGGAGAGCGTCAGCCAGTTTGAGCAGTTGCGCCAGGCCGAGGCCCAGAGCCGTCTGGTGGATCTGGAGCAGCACCTGGAGGTGCTCGACCGGGTGGGCCGCACGCAGCGCGAATCCGTCTTGCAGGTGGCGCACGATCTGAGCGGCAACCTCGCGATCCTCTCCAAGGTGACTCGCCGCCTGCGCGAGATCGGGCCCGATGAGCAGAACGGTCGCCTGACCGACGTGCTCCTGCTGGGCCTGGAAAGTGCCCTGCGGCTGCTCGACGAGGTGCGCGAGCTGACTTCGCTCGAAGCCCGCGATCCGGAGCTGGAGGTGGAGCGGATCAATGTGGCCCGCTTTGTCCACCAGGCCAGCGCCCCGTTTATGACGGTCAACGAGCATGGCCCGTCGGTGCTTTTCAAGGGTGACGAGCAGCTGGAGGTGCAGGCCGATACCTTGAAGCTTGCCCGCATCCTGCAAAACCTGCTGCACAATGCCTTCAAGTTTACCCCGCGCGGCGAGATCGCGGTGGAGTGGAGGGTCGTCAGTCGCGAGT
The sequence above is drawn from the Verrucomicrobiota bacterium JB022 genome and encodes:
- a CDS encoding DUF892 family protein, producing the protein MSDTSQQRSVGLRDLYLDQLRDLYSVECQLIPAFEELAKLASCNNLQRLFERHVEETRLQQERLAAVGHAQGWDLGGDPSKAMEGLIKGGHAHIKDMPTPEARDVLIVAHTRRVKQYELAAYGIVEALAKRIGCRQDIERLRASADEEHAMDLALARLAEDDILDALPAD
- a CDS encoding LysR family transcriptional regulator translates to MTPFDDLSLLRAFIAIVDGGSISGGAQALNKPQPTMSRYLRTLEERCGATLIQRDTHRMRLTEAGQRFYADALAMLELADEAEQRLWEDRVALQGHLRICSTIEFGQTAVPRLLAAFLQDHPRLTAELDYSNRPLNMIEEGFDAGILAGHLQDDLVVARPAGEIVRYPVAAPALIASRSQPHQPADLADWPWMSLAGAQFGGSDQLVLEAEGREPAEVPLPPVLVARGVTSLREVAYTGLAGCVLPHWLVEEDIAAGRLTRLLPEWHAPSFPVHVVYPAHRRLPARARAFVDFAVQWLRDELA
- a CDS encoding SDR family oxidoreductase encodes the protein MSTTDNSHPARVAIVTGSSRGIGAAIAQRLAADGFAVVVNYAGRADAAEQVVSHIESAGGQAMAVQADVSKVADAARLFERAVEAFGGVDVLVNSAGVIQPGFVNVADTDEELFDHIVAVNLKGTYNTLRLAAEHLRQGGSVVNFSTSVVGLSLPGYSAYAATKAGVESLTHIFAKELRGRSITVNAVAPGPVATELFLKDKTDEQVERLAKMPPLERLGKPEDIAPVVAFLVGPEGGWINGQVIRANGGLV
- the ruvX gene encoding Holliday junction resolvase RuvX, yielding MPRYLGIDYGEKRIGLAYGDDLGVATPLPAVVEATLEAKFAALARQVEQRRPAALIIGYPFNMDGSVGFKAREVDVFIAQLEERFGLPVHRMDERLTSHQVETQLRAMGRKNSNDRKTRATGEIDSRAASLILQDYLDLHHPPVLEEPWDDEDEDYR
- a CDS encoding Mur ligase family protein, translating into MRLYFMSVCGTGMGNAALLMRQLGHEVLGCDRNIYPPMSDALQAAGIEILPDFDAERLQRLQPDLVVVGNVNTRGNPEVEWLLRTRAIPYTSLPGLLNSHLLTHRRNIVVTGTHGKTTTTCLAAYLLRQHGQQPGWLVGGIPRDLPSGAELGQPDAPFVIEGDEYDSAFFDKRSKFIHYAPNIVILNHLEFDHADIFRDLSDVQRTFSHLLRIVPQDGFILANGDDPNQRDLVDSVHWCRVLKVGTDAANDLQIRGFTEDERGSRFQLVWRGTVWGRVQWKQWGLYNARNAAMACLAAGLALKPEDPFCAIEPEKLQGYQGVKRRQEVLFDNGTTTLISDFGHHPTAIRQTLESMQQRYKGRPVVACFEARSNTACRKVLEADFATAFAPADRVHFGAVFRAERYRDEDRIDLEAIAAGLGTQAVAHGTNEAMGAALRQSLLDEPRQVVVFFSNGSFDGVIEQTVQAVREGA
- a CDS encoding DUF4097 family beta strand repeat-containing protein produces the protein MMQKVMSRGAAISAAVFLLLALSGCFSTPLVKGTRTASMAMPEGRALQVETRNGYIEVIRGDTAEVAVEAQVRVRSQERLDTVDVMPVDDGQRVSLRPLWPDGSSLQRNEGVSFKLVVPGVEGVTLETGNGHLKLQGLSGPAALETSNGRIEVREHAGEVSARTSNGSVVVHEVQGQVDVHTSNGDVEVRGAAGAVQVRTSNGSIEIALAEASRGPLTAISSNGSVSVVLSPSFSGILTLKTSNGGIKLRDLPAARIIDSGKHEMKLQLGESTEESRVVTSNGNVTVRLAAE
- a CDS encoding DUF1328 family protein, with amino-acid sequence MLTWSIVFFIVALIAAALGFGGIAGAAAGIAKILFFVFLVLLIVSLIAGAVRGRTPTV
- a CDS encoding response regulator transcription factor, with the translated sequence MSIRIGIVDNHPVVLLGLRTLLEEQAHFVIAWTADSADQALEWLAERPVDIVVVDLRMPEVSGLDLLRQIQSRAPQCRRVVLSAYAYPQEVKEAYRLGINAYFTKDDPIEDVVDGLQRVAGGDVVIKAEHQSFIEDDFRNPLSPREREILHLLAKGYSNKMIASELTLTQGTVKAHVIRLFQKLNVHSRTEAIKKGLKEGYFSVDDLG
- a CDS encoding sensor histidine kinase; amino-acid sequence: MSERKQLLLVVEQLGQRRTEILREWKRRSEEDMPPGQPLLTRNQFYDHIPDFLDLLERRLQDYAEGVVTRRTHAPWMPDLPEMLRQHGRERWHQGFHLGSLVRDWYHLRGAVFHQLEEVLDAEPCTPEGLRIIYGVIGELITTGVSESVSQFEQLRQAEAQSRLVDLEQHLEVLDRVGRTQRESVLQVAHDLSGNLAILSKVTRRLREIGPDEQNGRLTDVLLLGLESALRLLDEVRELTSLEARDPELEVERINVARFVHQASAPFMTVNEHGPSVLFKGDEQLEVQADTLKLARILQNLLHNAFKFTPRGEIAVEWRVVSRELWCLTIRNTHTRRPSRAPFPEYDHEVEGEGLGLGIVSRMCEALRGQFHLSDDEGGMIVRVLLPREYPPAALKAQAARTVALNAAPYAMGQQ